In Paludibacter propionicigenes WB4, the genomic window TATTTTGAAAGCGGCTTATGTTGAAGAAAGTTTCTATATTGGCGAAAACAACCTGGAGGCACTTATCCACGTGAAGAGCAAAAACGAACTTATTGGCGAAATCATCGGCTTATTGCAATCGCCTGCTAAGAACGTTGTGTCCGCACTCCAATCAGGAGGTTCAACTATCCACGGCGTGTTGAAAACATTGTCGGAAAGATAAATTTATCGTAAAATAAAAAATAAAATAAAATCATAAAAAATAAGTAAAATGGCAGATTTGAAAGCTTTTGCAGAACAATTGGTTAACTTAACAGTTAAAGAAGTAAATGAGTTAGCTCAAATTTTGAAAGACGAATATGGTATCGAACCAGCTGCTGCAGCTGTTGCTGTTGCCGCAGGTCCTGCTGCTGCTGCTGAAGTAGTAGAAGAAAAAACATCTTTCGACGTAGTATTGAAAGCAGCCGGTGCTAATAAATTAGCGATCGTTAAATTAGTAAAAGAACTTACTGGTCTTGGTTTGAAAGAAGCTAAAGATATGGTAGATGCTGCTCCTTCAGTAATTAAAGAAGGTGCATCAAAAGACGAAGCTGAAGCCTTGAAAAAACAACTCGTTGAAGGCGGAGCTGAAGTTGAACTTAAATAATAAAACCTGATAATCAGGTCTTTGGTTTAGATTCCCTCATATCGAGGGATTCTAAACCTTTTTCTGTCTATAAAATAATTGAGTTCACCGCACCCAAAAAACCTCTTTGAAAATGTCGTCATTAACTAAAGCTCAAAGAATAAATTTTGCTTCTATCAAAAATCAGTTGGAATATCCTGACTTTTTGGAAGTACAATTAAAATCTTTCCAGGACTTTTTTCAAATGGACACCGCTCCTGAAAAAAGAAAATCAGAAGGTTTGTATAAAGTTTTTTCCGAAAACTTTCCAATTGCTGATACCCGAAATAATTTCATCCTCGAATTTCTCGATTACTACGTTGACCCTCCACGTTATTCGATAGATGAGTGTGTAGAACGCGGCTTAACTTATAGCGTGCCGCTTAAAGCCAAACTAAAACTATATTGCACCGATCCGGATCATGAAGATTTTGATACGGTGATTCAAGATGTCTATCTGGGACCAATCCCATATATGACAGCTAAAGGAACCTTCGTTATCAATGGCGCCGAACGTGTTATTGTATCGCAGCTTCACCGTTCACCCGGTGTATTCTTCGGACAAAGTACACATGCCAACGGAACGAAACTTTATTCCGCTCGTATCATTCCTTTCCGCGGATCTTGGATTGAATTTGCTACCGACATCAACAACGTGATGTACGCTTATATCGATCGTAAGAAAAAATTGCCTGTTACAACATTACTTCGTGCCATTGGTTTCGAAAGTGATAAAGATATATTAGAAATTTTCAACCTTGCTGAAGAAATTAAGGTTAGCAAGACCAGTTTGAAAAAAGCTATCGGCCAAAAATTAGCTGCCCGTGTATTGAAAACCTGGGTGGAAGATTTTGTGGACGAAGATACCGGTGAAGTAGTAACCATTGAGCGTAACGAAGTAATTATCGACCGTGAAACTATTTTAGAAAATAGTCACATCGACGAAATTATTGAAGCAGGTACGCCTACTATCTTACTACATAAGGCAGATGCAAATCAAAATGACTATGCCATTATTTACAATACTCTTCAGAAAGACCCTAGTAATTCTGAAAAAGAGGCTGTATTGTATATTTACCGTCAATTACGTAACGCTGTCCCAGCAGATGATTCGACAGCTCGTGAGGTTATCAATAACTTATTCTTCCCTGAAAAACGTTACGATTTAGGTAATGTAGGTCGTTTCCGTATAAACCGGAAATTGAACCTTACTACCAGCATGGATACAAAAGTACTGACCAAAGAAGATATTATTGAAATCATCAAATACCTGATTGAGTTAATAAACTCAAAAGCGGATGTTGATGATATTGACCACTTGAGCAACCGTCGTGTTCGTACAGTTGGTGAACAATTATATAATCAATTCGGTGTAGGACTTTCGCGTATGGCTCGTACCATTCGTGAGCGAATGAATGTTCGTGATAACGAAGTCTTCACTCCTATTGACCTGATTAATGCCAAAAGTATTTCGTCAGTAATCAATTCGTTCTTCGGAACCAATGCTCTTTCTCAATTCATGGATCAACAGAATCCATTGGCTGAGATTACGCACAAACGCCGTATGTCTGCCCTCGGGCCTGGTGGTTTGTCACGTGAGCGTGCAGGTTTTGAGGTTCGTGACGTACACTATACTCACTACGGACGTTTATGTCCGATTGAAACTCCTGAAGGTCCAAACATTGGTTTGATTTCTTCGCTTTGTATCTATGCTAAAATCAATGAACTTGGTTTTATAGAAACTCCTTACCGTAAAGTTACGGACTCTGTAGTTGATATTTCAGAAGCCGGTATTGAATACTTTACTGCTGAAGAAGAAGAAAATCTGATTATTGCTCAAGGAAATGCTCCTTTGAACGATGATGGTGGTTTCATTCGGACAAAAGTAAAATCGCGTCTTGGCGCCGATTTCCCAGTAGTAGCACCCGATGAGGTGAACTTAATGGATGTTTCTCCATCACAGATTGCTTCGATTGCGGCAGCATTGATTCCCTTCCTGGAACATGATGATGCTAACCGTGCGTTGATGGGATCTAACATGATGCGCCAGGCAGTGCCATTATTGCGCTGCGAAGCTCCTATTGTGGGTACAGGTATCGAAGCTCAGTTGATTCGCGATTCTCGTACACAAGTAGCAGCTGAAGGTGAAGGAGAAGTTGAATTTGTTGATGCAACTTGTATTAAAATACGCTACGACAGAACAGAAGACGAAGAATTTGTAAGCTTCGAATCTGCCGTAAAAGAATATAAATTACCTAAGTTCCAAAAAACCAATCAAAACACGACTATCGACTTACGTCCTATCGTGAAAAAAGGCGAACGTGTTACTAATGGTCAGATTATGACTGAAGGTTACGCTACGCAAAATGGTGAATTGGCTATTGGTAAGAACCTGAAAGTAGCTTTCATGCCTTGGAAAGGTTATAACTTTGAGGATGCTATTGTAATCAATGAACGTGTGGTACGTGAAGATATTTTCACATCTATCCATGTTGTTGAACAATTGCTAGACGTTCGTGAAACCAAACGTGGTATTGAAGAATTTACTTCGGATATACCTAACGTAAGCGAAGAAGCAACAAAAGATTTGGATGAAAATGGTATTATCCGCATCGGTGCCCGCATCGAACCGGGAGATATCATTATCGGTAAGATTACTCCAAAAGGAGAATCAGATCCTTCACCGGAAGAAAAACTGCTTCGTGCTATCTTCGGAGATAAAGCCGGGGATGTGAAAGATGCTTCACTGAAAGCAACTCCATCATTATCGGGTGTTGTTATCGGTAAACGTCTATTCTCAAAAGCGCAAAAGAACAGAAAATCGAAACTTGCAGATAAAGCTGTACTTCCAAAACTGGATGAGGAATTTGAAAATCAGGCAGCTATTTTGCGCGATACATTAGTTGAAAAACTAATCGTATTACTTGGTGATAAAACTTCGGCCGGTGTTAAAGATTTCTTAGGTGCTGATGTAATATCTCGTAACAGCAAGTTTACAATCGAAAGATTGCGTGAAATCGACTATACTGCGGTTCAACTAAGCAAGTGGACTACTGATTCTCACAAAAATGAATTAGTAAAACAATTGATAATGAATTATCTGAGAAAATACAAGGAATTGGATGCTCAGATAAAACGTCAGAAATTCAATATTACTATCGGTGATGAATTGCCAAACGGTATTGTACAGATAGCTAAAGTCTATATTGCTAAAAAACGTAAGATTCGTGTTGGAGATAAAATGGCAGGTCGTCACGGGAATAAAGGTATCGTGTCACGTATCGTTCGTCAGGAGGATATGCCATTCCTTGAAGATGGAACTCCGGTAGATATAGTATTGAACCCACTGGGTGTGCCTTCGCGTATGAACCTTGGACAGATTTTTGAAACCGTTTTAGGATGGGCAGGAAAAGAATTAGGTTTGCGTTTTGCAACTCCTATCTTCGACGGAGCCAGCTTAGATGATTTGAACGCATGGACAGACAAAGCCGGTGTTCCAAATTACGGAAAAACATATTTGTACGATGGTGGAACCGGCGAACGTTTTGACCAGACTGCCACAGTAGGTGTTATTTATATGTTGAAACTGGGTCACATGGTTGAAGATAAAATGCACGCGCGTTCTATCGGACCATACTCACTCATTACTCAACAGCCTCTTGGTGGTAAAGCTCAATTCGGGGGTCAACGTTTCGGAGAAATGGAAGTTTGGGCACTTGAAGCATTCGGTGCTGCTCACATTCTTCAAGAAATTCTGACTGTAAAATCGGATGACGTTATGGGACGTGCTCGTACTTACGAAGCAATTGTAAAAGGCGATCCTATGCCAACACCCGGAATTCCGGAATCGCTCAACGTATTGTTGCACGAACTCCGCGGATTGGGTCTGAGCATCAGTTTAGATTAAAATATAAAAATCTTAGGTTTATATCCGGTATAAAACCGGATATAAACTTTTGATTATAAATTTATTCTAAATTGAACTTTCAAAAAATGTAAATCTTATAACTCTTTATAAAACAGAGATATGGCTTTTAAAAATGATAATAAGGTAAAGAGTAATTTTAATAAAATTTCGATTGGTCTTGCATCACCCGAAGAGATATTAAAATTATCGAGTGGCGAGGTTCTCAAACCCGAAACCATTAATTATCGTACCTACAAACCAGAGCGTGATGGTCTGTTCTGCGAACGCATTTTCGGTCCAACTAAGGATTTTGAATGTCATTGCGGAAAATATAAACGTATCCGTTACAAAGGCATTGTCTGCGACCGTTGTGGTGTAGAAGTGACTGAGAAAAAAGTTCGTCGTGAACGTATGGGACACATCCAATTGGTTGTACCTGTAGCCCACATCTGGTATTTCCGCTCATTGCCGAACAAAATCGGTTACCTGCTTGGAATGCCAACCAAGAAACTTGATTCAATTATTTATTACGAAAAATATGTCATCATTCAGGGAGGAATTCTTGAAAATGGCGAAAACATTACGCAAGGCGAATTACTTTCAGAAGACGAATATCTTGATATTCTGGAAGCACTTCCACGTGAAAATCAATTGTTGGATGACAACGACCCAGAAAAGTTCATTGCTAAAATGGGGGCTGATGCTATCTACGATTTATTGAGTCGCTTGGATTTGGATGTTTTATCATACGACCTACGTCATAAAGCTAATAACGACACTTCGCAACAACGTAAAAACGAAGCCTTGAAACGTCTGCAAATTGTAGAATCTTTCCGTGCTTCTAAGTTACGTAACAAACCTGAGTGGATGATCATTAAGATTGTTCCGGTTATTCCACCTGAATTGCGTCCATTGGTACCACTTGATGGTGGTCGTTTCGCTACTTCGGATTTGAATGACCTGTATCGTCGTGTTATTATTCGTAACAATCGTTTGAAACGATTAATTGAAATCAAAGCTCCGGAAGTAATTTTACGTAACGAAAAACGTATGCTTCAGGAAGCTGTGGATTCATTGTTCGACAATTCACGTAAATCGAGTGCTGTTAAAACCGACGCAAACCGTCCGTTGAAATCGCTTTCAGATTCGTTGAAAGGTAAACAAGGACGTTTCCGTCAGAACTTGTTAGGTAAACGTGTGGATTACTCGGCTCGTTCGGTAATCGTCGTTGGTCCTGAATTAAAAATGCACGAGTGCGGTATCCCTAAGGATATGGCCGCAGAACTTTATAAACCGTTTGTAATCCGCAAATTGATCGAACGCGGAATTGTAAAAACGGTAAAATCGGCAAAGAAAATTGTTGATCGCAAAGACCCGGTAATCTGGGATATTTTAGAGTACGTGATGAAAGGACATCCCGTATTACTAAACCGTGCCCCTACTCTTCACCGTTTAGGTATTCAGGCTTTCCAACCAAAAATGATTGAAGGAAAAGCAATTCAACTTCACCCATTGGCATGTACGGCTTTCAACGCCGACTTTGATGGTGACCAGATGGCTGTTCACTTACCGCTGGGTAATGAGGCTATATTGGAAGCTCAGATGTTAATGTTGGGATCGCATAATATTCTTAATCCTGCTAACGGTGCTCCTATTACTGTACCTTCGCAGGACATGGTTCTTGGTTTGTATTATATTACCAAACCACGTCCGGGAGCTTTGGGTGAAGGTCTTATATTCTATTCGCCCGAAGAAGCAGAAATAGCTTACAACGAAAAGAAAGTTGCTTTACATGCTCCGATCAAAGTAAAAACTTTGGATCTGAATGCTGAAGGCGATCTTGAGTTGCAATTAATTGAGACTACAGTTGGACGTATATTGTTTAACAAGTGTGTTCCGCCTCAAGTAGGTTATATAAATGAACTTCTTTCTAAAAAATCATTGCGCGACATTATTGGTAACGTAATTGATATTTGTGGAGTTGCCCGTACTACCCAATTTTTGGATGATATCAAAGATTTGGGTTACTACATGGCATTCAAAGGTAGTTTGTCGTTTAACTTAGCCGACGTTATTATTCCACCGGAAAAAGAAACATTGGTAAAAGAAGGTAATGCTGAAGTAGAAGAAATTTTGAATAACTATAACATGGGATTCATTACCTTCAACGAACGTTATAACCAAATTATTGATACTTGGACACACGTAAACTCGAAATTGTCGAATATTTTGATGAAGCAACTTTCGAGTGATAATCAAGGGTTCAACTCTGTTTATATGATGTTGGATTCAGGTGCTCGTGGTTCTAAAGAACAGATTCGTCAGCTTTCAGGTATGCGTGGTTTGATGGCAAAACCTCAAAAATCAGGTGCAGAAGGTGGACAGATTATTGAAAACCCAATTCTTTCGAACTTTAAAGAAGGACTTTCGGTATTGGAATACTTTATTTCTACCCACGGTGCTCGTAAAGGTTTGGCGGATACGGCTCTTAAAACGGCTGATGCCGGATACTTAACCCGTCGTTTGGTTGACGTTTCACAAGATGTGATTATCAATGAAGACGATTGTGGTACATTACGTGGTTTGATCGCTACCGAAATGAAAAACAACGAAGAAGTAATTTCGTCTCTTTACGAACGTATTCTTGGTCGTGTTTCGGTTCATGATATTTATCATCCGCTTACAGCTGAATTATTAGTTGCTTCGGGTGAACAAATTACAGAAGTTCATGCACGAAAAATTCAAGATTCTCCAATCGAACGTGTTGAAATCCGTTCGGTATTGACTTGCGAATCTAAAAAAGGTGTTTGTGCTAAATGTTACGGACGTAACCTGGCAACAGGAAAAATGGTACACATTGGTGAAGCTGTAGGTGTTATTGCCGCTCAGTCAATCGGTGAACCGGGAACTCAGTTGACACTTCGTACTTTCCACGTCGGTGGGGTTGCTTCGAACGTCGGTGCAGAATCTAAAATAACTTTACGTTACGATGGACGCCTTGAATTTGAAGAGCTTCGTACGGTTGATGCTGTTGAAGACAATAAAGACACTTATCAGGTGGTAGTAAGCCGTTTGGCTGAAATGCGTGTAGTTGATGTTAATACCGGAATTGCTCTCACCACACAGAATATTCCTTACGGTTCTAAACTGTATGTGAAAGATGGAGATCTTGCAACTAAAGGTCAGGTTGTCTGTGAGTGGGATCCATTTAACGCGGTAATTATTTCGGAAACTGATGGTAAGATTGAATTTGAAGATGTAATTGAAGGTGTTACTTTCAAAACTGAAACAGATGATGCTACCGGATTACGTGAAAAAATTCTTATTGAATCAAAAGATCGTAATAAAGTTCCAAGTGCTCACATTGTGTCAAAAGATGGTTCTATTCTTCGTACATACAACTTACCGGTGGGTGCCCACTTGGTCTTGGACAACGGTGATAAGATTAAAACCGGTCAAATGTTGGTAAAGATTCCACGTGCTGTTGGTAAAGCGGGTGATATCACCGGTGGTCTTCCACGTGTAACTGAATTATTCGAAGCTCGTAACCCATCGAATCCAGCTGTTGTAGCTGAAATCGACGGTGAAGTAACCTTCGGAAAAATCAAACGTGGTAACCGCGAATTGACTGTAACTTCGAAAACAGGTGAAATCAAAAAGTATATGATTCCATTATCTCGTCAGATTTTGGTTCAGGAAAATGACTTTGTACGTGCAGGAACTCCGCTTTCGGATGGAGCAACCACACCTTCAGATATTTTATTAATCAAAGGACCTACTGCGGTTCAGGATTATATTGTAAATGAAGTTCAGGACGTTTACCGCTTACAAGGTGTAAAAATCAATGATAAACACTTTGAGGTAATTGTACGTCAGATGATGCGTAAAGTTGAAATTCTGGAACAAGGCGATACTCGCTTCCTTGAAAAGCAAATTGTTGACAAACATGACTTTATGGAAGAAAATGATCGTATCTGGGGTAAAAAAGTAATTCTTGATGCAGGCGATTCAGCTACGTTGAAACCCGGTCAGATTATTACTGCCCGTAAGTTACGTGATGAAAACAGTATGCTTAAACGCCGTGATATGAAATTAGTAGAAACACGCGATGCAATTGCTGCTACTTCTAATCAGATATTACAAGGAATTACTCGTGCTGCTCTTCAAACCAATAGCTTTATGTCGGCTGCTTCTTTCCAGGAAACTACGAAAGTGCTAAACGACGCTGCTATCAACGGAAAAGTAGACCGCTTGGAAGGATTGAAAGAAAACGTTATTTGCGGACATTTGATTCCAGCCGGAACAGGACAACGCGACTTCGACAAAATAGTAGTTTACTCACGCGATGAGTACGACAAGAAGGTTGATGCCCGTAAAAATGTACTGGATATAGAAGAAAGTGAAACAGAAGAATAATTAATCTTCTTGCCTAAAACTATTTATAAACGAGCTTGTTTTCTTTTTGAAGACAAGCTCGTTTTTTGTAGTAGCAACTTTTGGTATGCTCAAAAAAACACAGTATCTTAGCATTAATTTTGAAATTAATCCGAGTCAAGAACTCAAACCTATCATTAAAATGGAAAACAATTATTGTATCATCATGGCCGGTGGCGTTGGAAGCCGCTTTTGGCCTTTCAGTCGTAATAACCGCCCTAAACAATTCCTGGACTTCTTTGGAACCGGACGTTCCCTCCTACAACTCACTTTTGACAGAATAAATCATCTTGTACCTGCTGAAAATATAATAATAGTATCCAATATTATTTATAAAGATTTGATATTGGAACAACTCCCCAAAATTAAAGCCGATCAGGTATTACTTGAACCTAACAGACGTAACACCGCTCCTTGTATTGCTTATGCTATCAATCGCATCAAAGCTATGACCGACAAAGCAAACATTATAGTTGCCCCTTCGGATCATTTGATTTTGAAAGAAACTGACTTTTTGGATACCATTAAAACAGGTCTTGATTTTGTAGATAAAAATGATTGTATTCTAACGTTGGGTATTAAGCCTAGCAGACCGGAAACTGGTTATGGCTATATCCAAATATCGGAAGGTGAAACTAACCTCCGTAAAGTAAAAACATTTACAGAAAAACCAAACGCTGAACTCGCTCAGGTTTTTTATGAAACAGGCGAGTTTTTCTGGAACTCAGGTATATTTTTGTGGAACCTTCAAACGATAGTCAAGGCTTTTGATGAATTATTGCCGGAAGTTGCCAACAAATTCAATGCTGGAGAAAAATTTTATAACACCGCTAACGAACAGGCCTTTATAGATGAAATGTATGCTTCATGTCCTAATATCTCTATTGACTATGGTATTATGGAAAAAGCGAAAGATGTACATGTTCTATGTTCAGATTTTGGCTGGACCGACTTGGGAACATGGGGTTCATTGTATGAAATGTCTCCAAAAGATGAAAACGAAAATGTAGCACTGAAGTGCAAAACTGCTTTTTACGAAAGCGAAGGCAACATAGTGGTACTTCCTCCTGAAAAGTTGGCTGTAATTCAGGATTTGAAAGGCTACATTGTAGCTGAATCCGACAATGTTTTACTAATATGCAAACTGGAAGAAGAACAACGCATTCGTCAGTTTGTCAATGATATGAATGTAACTTTTGACGGGAAATTTAATTAAAAGTTGATAATCTACAGTTGGCACTTGGCAGTCTTTAATTATCGAAAGTATCGTAATTAGAAGCTATCAACTGCCAACTTTCAGTTAATATAATGAGCGATATAATTCATCTTTTACCCGATTCTGTAGCCAATCAAATTGCAGCCGGAGAAGTTATACAACGTCCGGCTTCTGTACTAAAAGAGTTGGTAGAGAATTCAATTGATGCCGGAGCCACTTTTATTCAGATACTGATAAAAGATGCCGGGCGTACGTTGATTCAGGTTGTTGATAACGGGAAAGGAATGAGCGAAACAGATGCGCGCATGGCATTTGAACGTCACGCTACCTCGAAAATAAAAAATGCTGACGATTTATTTTCATTACGTACCATGGGATTCCGGGGCGAAGCCCTAGCATCAATAGCAGCCGTAGCGCAAGTAGAGTTGCGGACACGAAGAGCAGAAGACGAACTTGGCGTATTAGTAGAAATTGCAGGCACGCGGGTGTTTAAACAAGAATCTGTTCAGTGCGATCT contains:
- the rplL gene encoding 50S ribosomal protein L7/L12 — translated: MADLKAFAEQLVNLTVKEVNELAQILKDEYGIEPAAAAVAVAAGPAAAAEVVEEKTSFDVVLKAAGANKLAIVKLVKELTGLGLKEAKDMVDAAPSVIKEGASKDEAEALKKQLVEGGAEVELK
- the rpoB gene encoding DNA-directed RNA polymerase subunit beta, whose translation is MSSLTKAQRINFASIKNQLEYPDFLEVQLKSFQDFFQMDTAPEKRKSEGLYKVFSENFPIADTRNNFILEFLDYYVDPPRYSIDECVERGLTYSVPLKAKLKLYCTDPDHEDFDTVIQDVYLGPIPYMTAKGTFVINGAERVIVSQLHRSPGVFFGQSTHANGTKLYSARIIPFRGSWIEFATDINNVMYAYIDRKKKLPVTTLLRAIGFESDKDILEIFNLAEEIKVSKTSLKKAIGQKLAARVLKTWVEDFVDEDTGEVVTIERNEVIIDRETILENSHIDEIIEAGTPTILLHKADANQNDYAIIYNTLQKDPSNSEKEAVLYIYRQLRNAVPADDSTAREVINNLFFPEKRYDLGNVGRFRINRKLNLTTSMDTKVLTKEDIIEIIKYLIELINSKADVDDIDHLSNRRVRTVGEQLYNQFGVGLSRMARTIRERMNVRDNEVFTPIDLINAKSISSVINSFFGTNALSQFMDQQNPLAEITHKRRMSALGPGGLSRERAGFEVRDVHYTHYGRLCPIETPEGPNIGLISSLCIYAKINELGFIETPYRKVTDSVVDISEAGIEYFTAEEEENLIIAQGNAPLNDDGGFIRTKVKSRLGADFPVVAPDEVNLMDVSPSQIASIAAALIPFLEHDDANRALMGSNMMRQAVPLLRCEAPIVGTGIEAQLIRDSRTQVAAEGEGEVEFVDATCIKIRYDRTEDEEFVSFESAVKEYKLPKFQKTNQNTTIDLRPIVKKGERVTNGQIMTEGYATQNGELAIGKNLKVAFMPWKGYNFEDAIVINERVVREDIFTSIHVVEQLLDVRETKRGIEEFTSDIPNVSEEATKDLDENGIIRIGARIEPGDIIIGKITPKGESDPSPEEKLLRAIFGDKAGDVKDASLKATPSLSGVVIGKRLFSKAQKNRKSKLADKAVLPKLDEEFENQAAILRDTLVEKLIVLLGDKTSAGVKDFLGADVISRNSKFTIERLREIDYTAVQLSKWTTDSHKNELVKQLIMNYLRKYKELDAQIKRQKFNITIGDELPNGIVQIAKVYIAKKRKIRVGDKMAGRHGNKGIVSRIVRQEDMPFLEDGTPVDIVLNPLGVPSRMNLGQIFETVLGWAGKELGLRFATPIFDGASLDDLNAWTDKAGVPNYGKTYLYDGGTGERFDQTATVGVIYMLKLGHMVEDKMHARSIGPYSLITQQPLGGKAQFGGQRFGEMEVWALEAFGAAHILQEILTVKSDDVMGRARTYEAIVKGDPMPTPGIPESLNVLLHELRGLGLSISLD
- the rpoC gene encoding DNA-directed RNA polymerase subunit beta'; its protein translation is MAFKNDNKVKSNFNKISIGLASPEEILKLSSGEVLKPETINYRTYKPERDGLFCERIFGPTKDFECHCGKYKRIRYKGIVCDRCGVEVTEKKVRRERMGHIQLVVPVAHIWYFRSLPNKIGYLLGMPTKKLDSIIYYEKYVIIQGGILENGENITQGELLSEDEYLDILEALPRENQLLDDNDPEKFIAKMGADAIYDLLSRLDLDVLSYDLRHKANNDTSQQRKNEALKRLQIVESFRASKLRNKPEWMIIKIVPVIPPELRPLVPLDGGRFATSDLNDLYRRVIIRNNRLKRLIEIKAPEVILRNEKRMLQEAVDSLFDNSRKSSAVKTDANRPLKSLSDSLKGKQGRFRQNLLGKRVDYSARSVIVVGPELKMHECGIPKDMAAELYKPFVIRKLIERGIVKTVKSAKKIVDRKDPVIWDILEYVMKGHPVLLNRAPTLHRLGIQAFQPKMIEGKAIQLHPLACTAFNADFDGDQMAVHLPLGNEAILEAQMLMLGSHNILNPANGAPITVPSQDMVLGLYYITKPRPGALGEGLIFYSPEEAEIAYNEKKVALHAPIKVKTLDLNAEGDLELQLIETTVGRILFNKCVPPQVGYINELLSKKSLRDIIGNVIDICGVARTTQFLDDIKDLGYYMAFKGSLSFNLADVIIPPEKETLVKEGNAEVEEILNNYNMGFITFNERYNQIIDTWTHVNSKLSNILMKQLSSDNQGFNSVYMMLDSGARGSKEQIRQLSGMRGLMAKPQKSGAEGGQIIENPILSNFKEGLSVLEYFISTHGARKGLADTALKTADAGYLTRRLVDVSQDVIINEDDCGTLRGLIATEMKNNEEVISSLYERILGRVSVHDIYHPLTAELLVASGEQITEVHARKIQDSPIERVEIRSVLTCESKKGVCAKCYGRNLATGKMVHIGEAVGVIAAQSIGEPGTQLTLRTFHVGGVASNVGAESKITLRYDGRLEFEELRTVDAVEDNKDTYQVVVSRLAEMRVVDVNTGIALTTQNIPYGSKLYVKDGDLATKGQVVCEWDPFNAVIISETDGKIEFEDVIEGVTFKTETDDATGLREKILIESKDRNKVPSAHIVSKDGSILRTYNLPVGAHLVLDNGDKIKTGQMLVKIPRAVGKAGDITGGLPRVTELFEARNPSNPAVVAEIDGEVTFGKIKRGNRELTVTSKTGEIKKYMIPLSRQILVQENDFVRAGTPLSDGATTPSDILLIKGPTAVQDYIVNEVQDVYRLQGVKINDKHFEVIVRQMMRKVEILEQGDTRFLEKQIVDKHDFMEENDRIWGKKVILDAGDSATLKPGQIITARKLRDENSMLKRRDMKLVETRDAIAATSNQILQGITRAALQTNSFMSAASFQETTKVLNDAAINGKVDRLEGLKENVICGHLIPAGTGQRDFDKIVVYSRDEYDKKVDARKNVLDIEESETEE
- a CDS encoding mannose-1-phosphate guanylyltransferase codes for the protein MENNYCIIMAGGVGSRFWPFSRNNRPKQFLDFFGTGRSLLQLTFDRINHLVPAENIIIVSNIIYKDLILEQLPKIKADQVLLEPNRRNTAPCIAYAINRIKAMTDKANIIVAPSDHLILKETDFLDTIKTGLDFVDKNDCILTLGIKPSRPETGYGYIQISEGETNLRKVKTFTEKPNAELAQVFYETGEFFWNSGIFLWNLQTIVKAFDELLPEVANKFNAGEKFYNTANEQAFIDEMYASCPNISIDYGIMEKAKDVHVLCSDFGWTDLGTWGSLYEMSPKDENENVALKCKTAFYESEGNIVVLPPEKLAVIQDLKGYIVAESDNVLLICKLEEEQRIRQFVNDMNVTFDGKFN